The window aacaattatgttaCTCAGTTTATTCTCCACAGAAAACAAAACTGGGAGTTACCTCCCTCTTTTCACGGACATACTTCCGAAGTATTGTCCTATTTCATGCAACCGGGGACCCAACTCTGGCCGCACCACCATTGCTGCGGCTTATTGTATCCCTTAGACCCACCGGCCCTGACGGCCATGTAGTAAACAAAGGCAGTTGATCGACAGTAGGGAAGGTACCAACGACACGTTTTCTTCATGTTGGAGAGGAAGTCACGATCGCAGGTTTTCCGACTCACACCTCTGGTCTTGCCCTGCAATGGACAGTaaggtttgtgtttgtttaacgacactactagagcacgtAGTCAGAAGGGACGTATAAAGTGTgtttctttctacgtccgaataGTGTTACGTACCCTATATATatgctggtattcaaaacttgtggtaccatgtttcaaccgttcctcaaccgaaatagtgcaacaaatggacaaaCAAACCAGGAACGGCTGCGTCATCCATACATATTAGCAAATCCATCCGTTTCGATAGctgttcagtgttttatcaaaacatataTCATGATTTTTATAATTCCTTGTTA of the Gigantopelta aegis isolate Gae_Host chromosome 12, Gae_host_genome, whole genome shotgun sequence genome contains:
- the LOC121385745 gene encoding conodipine-P3-like; translated protein: MLKAALCILIAWLAVVIPEVAGDTCKRYIVNGCSIPGKLPFFYKKRFMAACNRHDVCYYCGKTRGVSRKTCDRDFLSNMKKTCRWYLPYCRSTAFVYYMAVRAGGSKGYNKPQQWWCGQSWVPGCMK